TTTAATAATAAAGTCGTAATTTCAAGTAAAAAGCTTATAAAAGAAATTGAAAACGGGAAAAGAAATTTTTTCATGAGTGCTTATTTTTTTACAATGAAATTTAAGATTTTTTTAGGTACAAAAATGGTCTTAACTATTGAGTGATTTTCTAAAAAATGCTGTATTTTATAGTGTTTTTTGGCAATTTCGATAATTTGATCTTGACTTTGGTCGTCATTTAATTCGAGAATTACTCTAGTTTTACCGTTTATTGAAACAGGTAAATTATAAGTATTTTTTACAATTTTAGCCTTGTCAAACTGAGGCCAACTGTGAAAATGAAGCGGTTTTTGCTCTAATTTTTCTAACAGTTCCTCTGAAATATGAGGGGCAAAAATTGACAAAATTACTAAAAAATCAACAAGATATTTTTTTGACGGTATTGAATCAAGCTTACTTAAAAAATTAATATACACCATTAATTTAGAAATAGCAACATTAAATTTAAAATCCTGGACTAAATTAGTAATTTCAAAGACAAAATTATTATAAAAGTAGCTAAATTCAGAGTCTTTTTCGAGCTCAGGATCAATTTTGTAATCTTTTAAAATAATTCTAATAACCCTTTGAATTCAAGCATAAATTGAATTTGCACCTTTTTCATCCCAGGCACGATTTTCATTAATTGGACCCATAAACATTAGAAAAATTCGAACACTATCAGCACCATATTTATCTAAAACTGTGTAAGGATTTATAATATTTCCTTTGGATTTAGACATTTTTTGCCCGTCCGGTCCGAGTAACATTCCTTGGTGAATAACTCTATCAAAAGGTTCAAAATTTGGAACAATTCCAGCTTCAAATAAAACTTTATGTCAAAAACGCGAATAAAGTAAATGGCCAACTGCATGTTCTTGTCCGCCGATATAAATGTCAACTGGAAGTCATTTTTGCAGTTTTTTATAAGCTTCTTTTGAGTCTAATTTTAAATAAGTGCCGTCATTTTGTTTTAAAATATAAGCAAGATAATACCATGAACTTCCGGCTCATTGGGGCATTGTGTTAGTTTCGCGGCGGTAGATTTTTCCGTTTTTTTCAAAAAAAACTCAATCTTTTTGTAAGGCAAGTGGGGACTGACCATCGCCTGAGGGAACAATTTTTTCTAAATGAGGGAGTTCGACAATTTTTTCTTCAAGATAGATTTTGCCATCTTGATCAAAATAAACAGGAAAAGGCTCTCCTCAATATCTTTGTCTTGAAAAAACTCAGTCCTTAATTTTATAAGAAATACTTTTTTTTGCTAGATTTAATTTTTCTAACTTTTCAAAAATTAATTTTGAAGCACTTTGGGCTTCGAAATTATTAAATTCTGCTGAATTTATCAGGAGATTTTGGTCATTTATTACTTCTAAATAGTCAATTGCAAAAATTTTAGCAAATTCTAAGTCATTTAAATTATGAGCTGGAACTCCCATAATTGCCGAGGTTCCGTAGTCATTTAGCACATAATTTGCAATATAAAGCGGAATTTTTTGAAAAGTTAAGGGGTGAATCATGTATAAATTAGTAAATATACCAGAAATTTGACTTTGAAGTTTGGGACTAGAAAAACTGTTTTTTTCAATAAAGTCCTTAATTTCAACATCTTTTTTTGCAAGATTTGTTGCAAAATCATGCAAGGGTGAAATAGCTAAAAAACTAACACCATAAATAGTCTCAATTTTTGTTGTAAATATTTCAATAAAATCTTGACTATTTTCAAAGTAAAACTTAAGAATAACGCCTTGGGACTTGCCGATTCATTTTTGTTGGAGCAACTTTAGTGAGTCAGGGAAATTTATACTCTCAAGTCCATCAAGCAATTTTTGGGCATACTTTGTGATTTTTAGCACCCACTGATCCATTTTTTTAATTTCAACAGGAAAACTGCCTCGTTCACTTACTAAATTGCCGTCTTTGTCACGACTTATTTCTTCATTTGCTAAAACTGTACCTAATTTTGGGCATCAATTTACTTGTGTCTGGCGAATTTCAGCTAGGCCAACCTTGTATAAAAGCTTAAAAATTCACTGGGTTTGCTCATAAAATTTTGGATCACTTGTGTTAATTTCTTTGCTTCAGTCATATGAAAAACCAAAAGAATTTATTTGCTCTTTAAAATTTTCAATATTTTTATTAGTAAAATCTGCAGGATGGTTGCCTGTTTGAATTGCATATTGTTCAGCCGGAAGACCAAAGGCATCTCAACCCATCGGGTGAAGAACATCAAAACCATTAAGCCGTTTAAATCTTGCAATTATATCTGATGCTGTATATCCAATTGGATGCCCTAGATGCAATCCAGCTGCCGAAGGATAAGGAAACATATCTAAAATATAGATTTTTTTATCTGAAGATTCACTCGTTTGAAAAACGTTATTTTTTTGCCAATAGTTTTGTCATTTTTTTTCTATTAATTTATGGTCATACATGATACTAAATATTAAATTATAATATAAAAAGGCTAAAATGAGTGCAAAGTTATACAAAATTAGTGGTTTTGTGATAAATCCAAAGCTCTAAATAGAAAAACTAATAAAATAAAGGTAAACTAGTATATTAGTTTCTGAAGTATTAAAAAGGAAAGTCAAAATAAACAATTAAAATTGACAATTGTAGACAAAATAAATACATTAAAATTGCTGAATTTAAAGGTTTTAAAAACCAAAATTTTACATTTTAGACAAGATTTTGGGCAAATTTACAAAAACGGAACAAGAAAAGGATAAATAAAAAACCAAAAACGGGAATATTAAATATTTAGTCTTTTGTATAAACTTTTACTATTAAAATGGGAAAAATAGTTATTTAATTGTGCACATTAGCTTCTCATCATCTGT
The DNA window shown above is from Mesomycoplasma ovipneumoniae and carries:
- the leuS gene encoding leucine--tRNA ligase; its protein translation is MYDHKLIEKKWQNYWQKNNVFQTSESSDKKIYILDMFPYPSAAGLHLGHPIGYTASDIIARFKRLNGFDVLHPMGWDAFGLPAEQYAIQTGNHPADFTNKNIENFKEQINSFGFSYDWSKEINTSDPKFYEQTQWIFKLLYKVGLAEIRQTQVNWCPKLGTVLANEEISRDKDGNLVSERGSFPVEIKKMDQWVLKITKYAQKLLDGLESINFPDSLKLLQQKWIGKSQGVILKFYFENSQDFIEIFTTKIETIYGVSFLAISPLHDFATNLAKKDVEIKDFIEKNSFSSPKLQSQISGIFTNLYMIHPLTFQKIPLYIANYVLNDYGTSAIMGVPAHNLNDLEFAKIFAIDYLEVINDQNLLINSAEFNNFEAQSASKLIFEKLEKLNLAKKSISYKIKDWVFSRQRYWGEPFPVYFDQDGKIYLEEKIVELPHLEKIVPSGDGQSPLALQKDWVFFEKNGKIYRRETNTMPQWAGSSWYYLAYILKQNDGTYLKLDSKEAYKKLQKWLPVDIYIGGQEHAVGHLLYSRFWHKVLFEAGIVPNFEPFDRVIHQGMLLGPDGQKMSKSKGNIINPYTVLDKYGADSVRIFLMFMGPINENRAWDEKGANSIYAWIQRVIRIILKDYKIDPELEKDSEFSYFYNNFVFEITNLVQDFKFNVAISKLMVYINFLSKLDSIPSKKYLVDFLVILSIFAPHISEELLEKLEQKPLHFHSWPQFDKAKIVKNTYNLPVSINGKTRVILELNDDQSQDQIIEIAKKHYKIQHFLENHSIVKTIFVPKKILNFIVKK